The window TATAGCAAAGCAAGAcacctgttttatttatttgcaaacaAATGCCCATAGATGAAATGTATATGGTTGATTTTAAGCTAGACAAGCTAAAATTCTTGGGTTCAGAGAAGAAATCCTGACAGGCCTTTAATAGAGCTTAGCTGGAGTTTCTATGATAAAATATGTTGTAACCCCAAAGTGATCTATCATAATCACAGTTTTAAGAATAAAAACGCTGCAAAGACTGTTAGCTGAGGAAAAAGTGATAAGTACTCTATGGATTATACATTCttatctgttctataattaagaATATTCTTTAACAAAGTGAGTTTTAATCAAACATCAAACAATGTGTTAAAAATCAGAAGAACCATTTAAAACTAGTGCCCCACCATTCTGATAATGTTATCTTGGTTAGAGAGATGATCATTTTGGGAGGGTGTATTATTTGATTTATAAATaagaagttttcttttaaagttttttaattggaaaagaatcaggtaaagaaattatagaaatttatattttgaaaaatatatcaaaGCTGGTACCCAGCACTGTCATGTACAAGTTACCATCTTGCTTCTTCCTTCTGCTACCAACTGTATAAAAAGCCAAGCTCCTCAAACCCAGCTTCATCCAAGGAGAGGCATTCGTTCACTTTGTACTTCTTCCACAAGTAGTTCGGTGTGCACCTCACCTCATTATGCTGCCACTCTCCAAGATCAAGCAATGTGAATGCTATAAGAAGACTGATTTATAATGGGGTTAATGTACGGTAGAAGTGGGCCAAGAAACGTGAAGGctctgtgtttgtgtgcatgcatttgtATTTGATAAGTTAACCTTTTAAAACATCAATCCTTACGTGCAAACAATATACAGAGAAGATTTCATTGTTAGCTTGTCAATTAAGAAGGATTACTAAGTCTTCATTCTTGGCAGAAAATTCAATAATGCAAAGTTTCTGAGAGCTCCAACCACTGCTCTAACCAATAGTGGATATTCCTGTAGCAGACATTTCTCCTTTagggaaaaaagaagggaggaaataggAGAGATGTTTCAAATCACGATCTTTATAGTCTGGATATATGGAATTTAGCTTCTGCAATCACAGCAAGCTGGAATATACCTAGCTCTGATGTTTGCATATTCACTTCATAACAAAGACAGTcttgagtcaaagaagaaaacacatttgTTTCCCAAAAGGGATGTTTACATGGATAACTGTTAATGAGCAAAGCCCAGTCTTGATTTTTATTTGGAAGTCTTTCTATCTCTGTTTGCCATACCCTGATAATTCTTTCCGTGGGAATGCCTCTGTCctagataggaatagaaggaagagcAAGGATGTGGCTAGTCAACATTGTATTTTGAAGGTAAGGTGAAGCTCTTGAGAAATTCTGCAAAATATACATTTCCAAATCATGGAAATTGAGTAGGGTTTTCATTACCCAAAAcaaatgttgattttttaaataaagtctaATTTGAACCATTTGGTGCAATCATGGTATGAATGAGTATGTTTCATTCTGCCTACAGATACAACAGTTGTTTCAGCTGACCTCCTAGAAACATTAGCCTGAAAAACTGGAGAAGCACGATCACTTAAAAGAACTTAGTGTGAATAAGGAATAGTATAATTGTGTTTACTTACACAACCAAACTGCTCCGATGTATATTGTATATGCTAGTGGCGCATCTCAGTCAGTGCTCCATAAGAAATATGtgtttaaatgtaaattttctaaaacaaataagCATTCCAAGTTTTATTCCCACATAAATTTCAAGCGTTTCTCAGAAATTATCACAACATTGCTTGAAAAATTTCCCTAAGTACTTCCCAGAATCTAATCattttcaatatgttttttttttaccattgattcatctccccctttttgccTTTACACGCTGACACACTcacccccacacacttaggaatGCCAAGTTATATAAATTAGAAAGATAAACATAATATAAGAAACTTGGCTCTGAAGTAAAGAAGAACACACAGACCAATAAACTCCTGGGGTAGAAGAGTTTAAAAAGAGACTTGGCTTTAGAATGACagtttaaaattgaaatatttcctCTTAGCCTGAGATTTAAAACAGGTAACTGTgggagaatagaaaaaaaagatgactaaAAGCTTAATGATTTACATATCTTTTCTCTGCCACAGAAGGTCTCCTTCAAACTGCTGCTACTTTGAGCACTCACAGCCAACTCATGGTGTCCATGAGCTCTCTGTTTGCCTTCCCATCTATCATATTGATGGAATGTCTCTTTTCAGATCATCTGAGATAGTGGTCTAAGCTATCACTTGGTTCTGAGGAGACCCAGAAGTTAGACAATATATATATTCCAATTTCTGGGTCACATCCTAACACATATCCACCTAACTCAGAGGCTAGCACATGGCAGGTGGAGGCAAGCCAAGGAAGATTGACTGCTGCTCACTGACAAGGCGATTGTAGGGATGTGTACATGTAGTGTACACCTGTTCCCTGTTTGTATTAACTATATAGAGAACTACATAGAGACAGTCTCCATTAGTAAAAATATATGAGCTTGTACCCCAATATATAAGTTGTTTCCATATTAATAATTTAGAATATATGTCaattcatatattaaaatattagtgaaGGTTTGTCCTTCTAGGTAAACAAATAGATATAGAAATTCTATTGTTTCCCCCCTGTGTCACAGGCATTGTGATGCTCATGTACTGCCAGGAGGGAATGAAAACCTGTATGCTTGTGTTCTGGTTGCAAAAGAATGCAGGAGGCAAGAAGTTCAGATGGAGAATAAGTAAGAAAAGTTGTGGCCATTGAGTGATGAGGATGAGATTTTATGCAATTTGCTTGATTCAATTTGTTTAATCAGTTTTATTAGATATACTTTACATGCAGTAAAATCTATCAATGTTAACTATACAATATGCACAAATCAAACATCAACACAATCATGATATatagagcatttccatcacctcCCAAAGTATcctcatactcatttttttttttaacatgggcaggcaccggaaccaaacccaggtctcctgcatggcaagtgagaactctgcctgctgtgccaccatcacctacCCCCTCATGCTCTTTCGAAACCAGTCTTTTCCCCATCCTCAGCCCGTTGCAACTACTGATaggctttctgtttctatagttCAACCTTTTCCAGAATTTCATATGATTAGAATTGTAGAGTTTGTAGGCTTTTTTGACTCTTAGCATAATACTAAGAAATTTATAATGCTGATGAGATCCATCCATACTGTAATGTGAATCAGTAGTTTACTTTTTATTGCCCATAGCACGCCATTGATTGGACATCAacaatttatttatctgtaaGACTTAAATCATAGTTTTGCATTGCATTGTTTTGCTGATTTTTAGCACCATACCTACTACTTTTTAGAATGCCAAAATGGGTAAATTTGGTAATTTCTATACCTTCTATCCAACCAATTCCTACTGCCTAGATATTTGAATTAATCCTTAAGGAGGAAGAATAGAAAATATAAGTGAAAAGCTggtcataaaaataaatagtctCTCATGTTCTgatggaataatttttttaagagagTGCACTGCAAATCTAgacaataagaaattaaaaaatacgtCACATGAACTTCTGATTTGGTTCCAAGGTAGTCAGCAATTCCTATAGCTCAGTATCATTTAATGAAAAGATCTGCAGTTTAGTTCAAAAGGGAAATACTTATAATTTATAGCTTatcattttagaattttctttttaaattatgccTTAAATTTGACTGGCAAGTTCATGGAGtagaatagaaattaaattattctGTGCCTGACTTTCACAGTTAAACTCTTTGCTTACTTCTTAATTTGAATACTGCGGGAATAAATAGGCCCTAGATCCTGTACTGTGCTAAGTGTTTTatcctctctcatttctttcaATGGACAGAGAAAAAAACCATTGTTCTCCCTTTGTGCTATGACACAGGCAGTAGTCGGCCAAGGACCATAAACGGGCTGGTTTTAGGACTGATGATTCTGTGATCTTGGGGTCACCTGAAAATATAATTATCTCAAATCCTCTTACATggtttttcttccatctctttacctcctttccttttctgttatCCTTCTTCCAAATAAGGAAAACCAATCAacctcattttattttgattataccACTGCAAGTCATTTGGATACACATTGATGTAAAGAAAAGGCTCAGAGAGAACCATTTAAACCATGAGAGTTTACCTTACTGCAAAAAGCTTGTTTAAAAATCACTATGCAGATACATACAGAAACTGCATGCAACATTTCTTCTGAGTGATAGTCACCAGTCCCAGTgaaacaataaaaggaaatattttcatttaaaaacttaGATATAAATATTTCAAGTGTTTTATACTACTTCTGAACCCAGTAAAGTGGGATTCTAAGCCAGGATGATTTGGTGTTAGTCATCTTTTAATTAATGGTATAACCAGTTATTTTCACAGGAAATCGATACTTAAAATAACACCTTGCTTTTCACTTACCAGGGAAAATCTTATTATTCTCCTTTTGTGAATCACATTTCCCAACCTAAAGGCTGAAGGTCATTGACTCctggttaaaatggaaaagccTAGAGGAATTGACTCAACAAGTACAAAATTGCATGGGAGGAGCAAGAGTCCACTTAGAAACTTTAATGTTAACTTATTTTCCATTCACAGGATCTGTGTCCCAGGATAGGTCAATTGACAATCGGGATCTTCATATTGGCCCCACagatggaattttattttattctttttagggTTCCCATTCACTCTGGTAAAGTTTATTTGACCATGACAAAGGAGCTTAGATTGTGTGTCCTTTCTGCTCAAACTAACTGTAGGGAAGGACCAGTTTTTTCTCCTAATCTCCACATAGTaatatagtaaaaacaaacaaaaagaaagaatttcatgctttttatttgttGTAGCAGTATCAAATTGCTATGAAGGTCCCCAAATGGTTACCCTCAATTAGTTGCcaactgctttttttaaaaaataaaaactgtcctCAGCCTGACAGTTGTCAATTTTGAGCAGCACGTAGACCACTCATGGAAATTCTTGCTTAACAGAAGAGTCTTAGACCACTGTTTGAGAATCACTCCACCAGACCAATGCTTATTTCTATCAGAAGGGCCTTCAGGACAAATAACCTGAGCCTCCgtttttttttgctctttgatAACTTCTAATTCCCTTCAACCAGTAAATCCAACGATAAGCTAAAATTGTAGCCATTTTTAGCATCTATCTTGGAGATTCATTATGTTGTATGAGAAAGTCAACTTCATGGTCCTTGCTATAGCTTGATCAAATATGAATGGTGACTTCTTTGAAAAGAATGTCTGCGGCACCTCATATTGCCTGAATTTTGATGGTATCCAGTCAGGGAGACTCCAGATTGAGTGAGTAATATAGCTATTTATCCTGTTCCCTAACACCTTTGTTTACAAAGATATTACAGGTAAATATAAATTGCTGCTTTTGTTAGCCCTGTAAATgaagtttcttttttataattcagGCTGTCTGCAAAGTTCTAAATCCTGTCTACCTGGACCTCTTCCACCAGAAGTAAGTCCTTTAGTGTCACAGTCTCTATTTTATCAGAGACAAACTACTCAGGGCTAAAAGAGGGTCTGAAAGGCATTTTAGAAATAGCAGCACTATGGCAGGCCACcaggagaaaagagaaaccaTATGGGGCTGCAGTGTATCATTGGAAAAGGGAAGACGAGGGGGTGATGAGAATTGAATGCCTCAGGTGGGTTTGATCTGTTGCTATGGTTTCTAAGGCATATTTTAATACCAGAGACTGCCAACTGTGTAAATACATTATCGACCTGCAGATTAGGTGTGGGCTACCTGGGAAGAAACTAGGGAAGATATAACTAACTGTACACTGCTCAGATTGAGGTGGGGGAGGCGTGCAGTCTGAACAACAGTCTATAGTGAAGGACTCTACAAAAGAGCAATCAAGGAAGTGGatttaatagtaaaagaaagaTGGTATAGAAGCTGACAGTACAGTGCCGCATAAACCTGACTTCTTCAGGAGAAGTCCTACTCCTTCCTGTCACAGATTCAGTGCCTCACCTGGGAAATGGTGTCTTCAGATGAATTTGGAGCCAGAATATTTGGGGTCAAGTCCTAATCCCCATATTAGCCTCTTGGTGACCATAAAAAGCCATCTTagctttcttctcctctggtttctcatctgttaaacatTTGCTGAGCTCTGGAAGCTCTTATGAGGTTCAAGTGAGATAATCTATATAAAAatcatcatttatttacttatgtacAACACCAACACTTCCCCCACTGCTCCTATTCCAAAAGAGAATGTAAGAATGCAATCGGAGGCCAATTGCTGTtaatgatgattttttaaaatgaccatTGCAGCACTCTGGGCTCATCCTTATGTGACTGTGCTGAGCTGATAGATGTGTGTTGAATATTTGATCAAAAGGCCGGTTTTATCTgtgggatgggggagggacaCCTGTGTCTGATGGTGTATGTAGGGGTGAACACCCATATACTCATACCCACACATGTACTTTACATAAAATGATAGAATGTAGAAGTGAGCCTTATGAGAATAGCACATAGGTGTTAGAGAACTTTTTTAAGTCATTTAAATATATGACAAGCTATCCCCTTTAATCAAACTATCTGTGGCAAGTCAGACTATATATGATTGTGGACCAGAGATATCCAGAGGTTGAGGAGAGTTGTCCCCAAGATCGaatttttctttgcaaaaatagTATGGTGCCCTTATTTCCCTTTCTCTAATTTTCCTATAATAACATCTTTCATAACCGTGGTACAAATGTTAAAACCAGGAAATTAAGATTGATACAAAACTATGAACTAATCTTGAGGTTTTATTCAAATGTCACCAGTTTTCCCACTATTACCCATTTCCTTGTGTAGAATCTCTGGGATCTCATAATATACTCATTGGCCATGTTTTCTTAGTCTCCTCCAATCTCTAGTAgttcttagtgatttttttttaatctttcctgATCTTTACACTTAGAAGAGTATGGGCCACTCTTTTGTAGAATGGCCCTCAATTttggtttgtctgatgttttctcatgagtAGATTGAGGTTATACATTTTTTGTAAGAATACCACAAAAGTGGTGGCAGGCCCTTCTCAGTGTATCATTTCTGGAGGTATATGATACCAACATGACTTATTACTGGTGACGTTAGCTTTGATTGCTTGCttatggtggtgtctgctgggcttctccaATGTAAAGTTAcaattttccctttgtaattaataacaGTCTTGTCTTTTAAAGTTTTATCCATTCTTAAATGAATGATCAGGGTTGGTGCAAGTGTCACTCACAGAGGGTCACAAAGTGTCCTGTCCTGGTGGGCAGAAAGGATGCCCTGGAAAATGATGGAGTCATTATTTTAAGTGTTTGAATAGATTTCTCTCAATCCATGCTGAAATAGATTTGCCTGACATTACACGGCAAGATTTCTAAGTCCTACCTCCAGGCAAATCTCATAGTTACTAGCAAAAATGAAAGTGTGAAAGgctttttaatgtatatttaacAACACATAGTCTGGTGATTACTGATGTGTATTCTCTGTGGACTCGCTTTGCGATCAGAGGAGGATGTTGAGACAacatttttacacatttattcTATCTAAATCCATCACATGTTTACTTTCTAAATATCTATAACCATCATTTATAACAAGATCATAAAGAGTCAAATTCTTTAAATCTAAATCGAACTTTGAGTCATAGGATTACAATCAGTTTTCAGGAAAAGTACAATTACCTTTCtcgggtgatttttttttcccttactgtACCTTCTGAAATTGCCTCCTGTTAAAATGATACTAAATTACAgccattaataaaagaaaaaaatacagcctGGTAATTGGGGTTTGAGAGGTAATGCTACTTTATTCATCCTTTTGATTCAGAAATTCACATAGCTCCTATTTAAAGGATTTTTCATCATTGAACCCAGTAATATGTCTGCTTGCATTGAAGTAAATTTCACAAAATGTACTCAATTCCTTCCTATGGTGTCACTATTAAATAAGGATTaagctaccttttttttttttcatttatggtggGTTGCACAGCGAGAGTTCACATCTTATACTAATATATGCTAAACAGTCACCTAGTATATAGATCAGTGTTGTTAAAATAGTAGTGTTAAAGGCATTTTAGATCACAGAGCCCCAGTGGTCtgcattttgtttgctttgacaTTATTAAACTTAATCTGTTTCTCTAACTGTGACTCTAATTACTACATTTGCATGGCAGAAAAGTTTGCAGTGTAGGTCGACTTTTATTAACAGTGCTTGCATATTGTTTTCTGCTCTCTGCGTTTCATGAGCAGGCAGAGCACCTTCAGTTGCGTTGAATAATTATGCACAATCAATAAGTTTTGTGTttgtctttgttgtttctttgatGTGGCCTCTAGGATGCTGCCGGCAAGGTGCTGGACCGCTGGGCCATCATGTCTAGAGAAGAGGAAATTATCACCCTTCAGCAGTTTCTGCGGTTTGGAGAAACCAAATCCATTGTGGAGCTGATGGCAATTCAGGAGAAAGAAGGGCAGGCTGTGGCTGTACCATCTTCAAAGACAGACTCAGATATCAGGACTTTCATTGAGAGCAGTAATCGCACGAGGAGTCCGAGCCTCCTTGCTCACCTAGAGAACAGCAACCCTTCCAGCATTCATCACTTTGAAAACATCCCGAACAGCCTTGCATTTCTGCTTCCATTCCAGTACATAAACCCAGTCTCTGCCCCACTGCTAGGGTTGCCTCCAAACGGGTTGCTGTTAGAGCAACCGGGACTGAGGCTGCGAGAACCAAGCCTTTCAACCCAGAATGAATATAATGAGAGCAGCGAATCTGAAGTATCGCCCACACCttataaaaatgatcaaacaCCCAATAGAAATGCCCTGACCAGCATTACTAACGTGGAGCCCAAAACAGAGCCAACCTGTGTGTCCCCCATTCAGAATTCTGCCCCAGTCAGTGATCTAACCAAACCTGAACATCCAAAAAGCTCATTCCGGATTCACCGAATGAGAAGGATGGGGTCAGCCTCTAGGAAAGGAAGAGTGTTCTGTAACGCATGTGGGAAGACATTCTATGACAAAGGTACTCTCAAAATTCATTATAATGCTGTGCACCTGAAGATCAAACATCGATGTACCATCGAAGGTTGCAACATGGTATTTAGCTCCCTCCGAAGCCGTAATCGCCACAGTGCAAACCCAAACCCTCGCCTTCACATGCCCATGCTAAGGAATAACCGAGACAAAGATTTAATTCGGGCCACATCAGGAGCTGCCACCCCTGTTATAGCAAGTACAAAATCAAATCTCACACTCACAAGTCCTGGTCGGCCCCCAATGGGTTTTACCACTCCCCCACTAGACCCCATCTTACAGAATCCTCTCCCTAGCCAGCTGGTATTTTCTGGGCTAAAGACTGTCCAACCTGTCCCTCCATTTTATAGAAGTTTACTCACTCCAGGGGAAATGGTGAGTCCTCCAACCTCCCTCCCTACCAGTCCCATCATTCCAACCAGTGGTGCCATGGAGCAGCACCCCCTACCACCCTCTGAGCCAGCAGCACCAGCAGTGATGATGACCGCCCATGAGCCTAGTGCCGATCTGGCACCCAAAAAGAAGCCTAGGAAGTCAAGCATGCCTGTTAAGATTGAGAAGGAAATCATTGATACTGCTGACGAGTTTGACGATGAAGACGATGACCCCAATGATGGTGGAGCTGGGATCAACGACATGAGCCATGACAATCATTGCCACTCCCAAGAGGAAATGAGTCCAGGGATATCTGTGAAGGACTTTTCTAAGCATAGCAGGGCCCGGTGCATTTCCAGGACTGAAATAAGAAGGGCTGACAGCCTGACTTCTGAGGACCAAGAGCCTGAGCGTGACTATGAGAATGAGTCTGAATCTTCAGAGCCCAAATTAGGCGAGGAATCCATGGAAGGGGACGAGCACATTCACAGTGAAGTGAGTGAAAAAGTCCTGATGAACAGTGAGAGGCCTGATGAGAACCACAGTGAGCCTTCTCATCAGGACATCATCAAGGTGAAGGAAGAATTCACAGATCCCACCTATGACATGTTTTACATGAGCCAGTACGGACTATACAATGGTGGGGGGGCCAGCATGGCTGCCCTGCATGAGAGTTTTGCATCGTCTCTGAATTATGGCAGTCCTCAAAAGTTCTCCCCAGAAGGTGACCTGTGTTCTAGCCCAGACCCCAAAATCTGTTATGTGTGCAAGAAGAGTTTCAAAAGCTCCTACAGTGTGAAGCTTCACTACAGGAATGTTCACTTAAAAGAGATGCATGTCTGCACAGTGGCTGGCTGCAACGCTGCCTTCCCCTCTCGCCGAAGCAGAGACAGGTCAGTAAATCTCCATTGGCTGCTCctgctgggggtggagggtgccAGTTTCAGTCAGTTGAACTGGACTTTAAAAAATCCAACTTAGACATTTTTGATGCACTGTAAAAGTTGTCTGCAGTTACCACATGATAACCAAGCTGCCATGCTTATGAAGGATTGTTGCAGTTGGTGCTTGTTATGATTAAGCATGCAGAATCATATGCCATCTTACCCAGTATTGCACGTCATTTTTCTCTGTGCactgtgttttgtgtgtgtgcgtgcatttCCATGCATCTAGGTGTGATTACGTTAACTGTGTACACAGTTCCCTGCTTCCCCATGAACCTCCACTTAGAAGCCCCAGCTTCtgttatagatatatatatatatttctgcttTGCTGTGTGGCTTTTTAATTAAATCAATATATTATCTtcatacacacatatttatccaatatagaaacagaaatttacGGATGGAAAGAACCATAGGTCCAGGACATCGAGACAGCCTGCATCTCCGTAGGTATAACCAGAAATGTTATCATTGCTTTCATGAGTATTCAGTGTGTCCTTGAATTCTATACGAGTgatgaaaatagaagaaaatgggaCCAAAGTCATTGTTGATGTACAGAAATGGTGTGGTCGTGTGGGTATCTTTTACTTTAACTTCACAGTGTCTTTGAGCACATTTCTAAAATGTAGCCTTCCTTGGGAAGTATTCATAGAATCATTCATAAAGGCATGTATATACTTTTAGGGTCAGTTAGAATATATTAAGACCAGCCTTCAAATGACATCACCCTCCAGCTATGTAGCTACAGCTCTGAAACAGTTGGGCTTAACCAGAAGCAGCTGGTCCTGAACCTACCATGTACTTTTTTAATCCTAAAGAAAGGGTAATATAAATGGAATGTATCAAGGTAGTCAGTGATGGGGTAACAGTTTTCCTACACTTGTGAAATTAAGCTTATGAGAAGATCATTTACATAATACACCAGCCTAACTAGGGTCACGTACCACTTAGCTCTTCCTGTTATATCAGATGTGGTTTTCTTGGTCCTACATTGTcctaaaaataaattgagaaaattttATTACATGGTAAAAATCACTatttatagaagaaataaattaaacttaATAAGTAAGATGTTTCAAAATAGCCACCACCCAATTCCTAGTGTTTATTAATTGAGCAGAGTTTTTTTGACTATATAACGTATAATGAAATTACCACTAAGAAGTAGTGACCTGTCTAGAATACTgtcttattttcatatttgagAGAGCAGcccttcttttttaaatacattttcctcaggttcaattcccagtgcctgcccatgtattaaaaaaacaaacaaacaaacaaaaacatacattttCCTTTCTACTGAAATAAAAGTGGCCAAATCcatgaaaaggaaaatgtctaagaaaaataaatcactttCTTCTTACAACTCAAAACATGCTTTGAAGAGAAATCTATCTTCTTAATTCTTCCACCCCCATTTCCACTTACCTTCTTCCGTAAAAATGGTTGGTGGTCACAAAGTTCTTTTCAGTTACAAGTCATTTTGCCTAATACCAGATTATGTCAAATGAGTAGCTGTACTTCGAATAATAAAACCCGACACTATATTCAACAAACCCCCTCCACCCGTTTGTGAGTaacattcattcttttacatttgaaatagTGCCCTAGTGATAATGAGGTTAatgcattgtatttttttaataaaaataagagactCATGAAAACctgcataaaatatttatgaaaatggaGTGTTTGAAGACAAGCCAAAATTTAAGCTGATTTGCATGAATTCCTATCAGAGTTTTAGTTAGTTTGCTGAAAATACTGCAAGTCATATCACTGACATTAATGGCTTCTGGACCGAAAGGCCACATACCCAAAACCTGGCACTTTCATTTACATCAAGACACTAGAAGACACAGGACTTGTGATTTTATGTCTTCAAGCATAAAAAGAGGTTTTTTGAGGGGGGGAAATCTATTGATAGCTGGGGAATATTTGTCACCATTTTTATTCTAAGAATTGGGGCTTGTCGTTGGCCAGGCATGTGTTCAAGACCAACTTCTAGAAAAACTTGGATCTTCTAGGCAGGAAGAATATTTTCCATGTATGTTTAGTTGCAAAGAAGACAGTAAACTTCAGAAGATAGTTGGTACATTTCATGTGGCTGAAATACCTCATCACAcctaatctttttaattttggagTTTTGTCACATGGGCTTTAAtgaaggaaaacactgaaaaaattgtagaatgatttttttctaattttcacttgaaatttTGCCGTTTTGAAATACAAATTCTAAAATGTATCTTTTGAATACTCAAGTCTCATGTTACCAGTTTAAAATTTGGCCAAAGCTCTAATTCTTTAGTAtgattgtctttttaaatattatcttttttagaagaaaaagttCATCCTTGTTGACTCTATGCGACCAAATAATCAGCAGTACCATTGGGATACCAGCTTCTTCCCACATTTAGCAGAGACTCTAAAACATAATTGCACTCCAGTTTCAGCCTTCTATTGTCATTTTAGCAACTAATATAGACCTGTAATTGAATCTCCTTATTTACAAAGCCTCTTGGGTCACATCTCTGATTTATTCCTTAGACTTACCTTACTCTCTATCTTCAGTTTTACTTTATTAGTCATGAGAACCCC of the Tamandua tetradactyla isolate mTamTet1 chromosome 2, mTamTet1.pri, whole genome shotgun sequence genome contains:
- the BNC2 gene encoding zinc finger protein basonuclin-2 isoform X7; protein product: MSEEAEVDVRERDTQRDREPKRARDLTLRDSCTDNSMQFGTRTTSAEPGFMGTWQNADTNLLFRMSQQVPVACAGRVLGADFCPNLEEPDQRLEVQAIRCTLVNCTCECFQPGKINLRTCDQCKHGWVAHALDKLSTQHLYHPTQVEIVQSNVVFDISSLMLYGTQAVPVRLKILLDRLFSVLKQEEVLHILHGLGWTLRDYVRGYILQDAAGKVLDRWAIMSREEEIITLQQFLRFGETKSIVELMAIQEKEGQAVAVPSSKTDSDIRTFIESSNRTRSPSLLAHLENSNPSSIHHFENIPNSLAFLLPFQYINPVSAPLLGLPPNGLLLEQPGLRLREPSLSTQNEYNESSESEVSPTPYKNDQTPNRNALTSITNVEPKTEPTCVSPIQNSAPVSDLTKPEHPKSSFRIHRMRRMGSASRKGRVFCNACGKTFYDKGTLKIHYNAVHLKIKHRCTIEGCNMVFSSLRSRNRHSANPNPRLHMPMLRNNRDKDLIRATSGAATPVIASTKSNLTLTSPGRPPMGFTTPPLDPILQNPLPSQLVFSGLKTVQPVPPFYRSLLTPGEMVSPPTSLPTSPIIPTSGAMEQHPLPPSEPAAPAVMMTAHEPSADLAPKKKPRKSSMPVKIEKEIIDTADEFDDEDDDPNDGGAGINDMSHDNHCHSQEEMSPGISVKDFSKHSRARCISRTEIRRADSLTSEDQEPERDYENESESSEPKLGEESMEGDEHIHSEVSEKVLMNSERPDENHSEPSHQDIIKVKEEFTDPTYDMFYMSQYGLYNGGGASMAALHESFASSLNYGSPQKFSPEGDLCSSPDPKICYVCKKSFKSSYSVKLHYRNVHLKEMHVCTVAGCNAAFPSRRSRDRHSANINLHRKLLTKELDDMGLDSSQPSLSKDLRDEFLVKIYGAQHPMGLDVREDASSPAGTEDSHLNGYGRGMAEDYMVLDLSTTSSLQSSSSIHSSRESDAGSDEGILLDDLDGASDSGESAHKVEAPALPGSLGAEVSGSLMFNSLSGSNGGIMCNICHKMYSNKGTLRVHYKTVHLREMHKCKVPGCNMMFSSVRSRNRHSQNPNLHKNIPFTSVD